The DNA region GGCCGCGGCGGGCGCCGGGGCCGCGCTCAGGCCCGCGGTCTCCACCACGGCCGTCGACCGGGCGTCCTGCGGCGGCCAGGCGCTGCCCCCGGACAGCGAGGCGAGCCGGGCCGCGAAGGTGCCGGCGAGCCGCTCCGCGTCCGGGACGCCGGTGGTGGCACGGGCCTCGGTCCACCAGAACGGGACCCGCGGCGGGTCCGCGCCGAGCAGCCGCTCGGCCTCGCCCCGGACCTGCACCAGCAGCGGCGCCTCGACGGAGAGCAGCGGCCGGCCCTGCTCGTCGCAGAGCTGGATGACCGCGTCCTCGCCCGTCGTGTCCACCAGTTTGTCGGGGCCGCCGGAGAGCAGGCCGGCGAGCACGCTCCACGGGTCGGGCATCCGCGGGGTGAGGGTGATGACGTCCTTGGTCATGGGGTCGTGAGGTCCTTCGGGGTGGACGGCGGCGGTGCGGGGACGGGATCGGGGACCGGGCGGCGGTGGCGCTAGTCGGGGGTGCGGACGGTCTGGATCAGGCGGTTCTCCTGGCCCCGCCGGACCAGCACCCCGCGGCCCGCGGGCTGCTGGGAGGCGTACACCCCGGGGAACAGCTGGCCCTCGCCGCGGTCGCCCGCCATCACCACGGCCGTCGCCCCCGACTCGCGCAGGGCCTGCACCAGCGGCTCGTACATGCCGCGCGAGGCGCCGGCGACCCGGCGGGTCAGCACGAAGTGCAGCCCGATGTCGGCGGCCGAGGGCAGGTAGGGCAGGAACGGTTCGAGCGGGCTCTGGCCGGCCGTGGTGAGCACGTCGTAGTCGTCGACGAGCACCACGATCCGCGGGCCGCCGCCCCAGCCGCCGGACTCCAGGGCGTCCAGCGGCGCGTTCTCGTCGGGCAGCCGCCGCTCCAGCTCGGTGGAGACGCCGGCGGCCAGGCCCGCGCACATCCGGGCGTTGTAGGCGTAGCCGCCGCTGTACTCCTCCGGGATCACGCCGCGCAGGCTGCGCCGCGGGTCCATGACGGCGAAGACCAGCTCGTCCTCGCCGTACCGCTCGATCAGGCCGCGGGCGAGGGTCTTCAGCAGGTTGCTCTTCCCGCACTCGCTGTCGCCCATCACCAGCAGGTGCTGGTCGTGCCGGAAGAGGTCGAGCACGACGGGCTCCAGCGCCGCCTGGTCGAGGCCGATCGGCACCCGCTTCGGCTCGGCGACCGGCCCGGGGAGCAGGTGCGGTTCGAGGACGTGCGGCAGCACCCGTACCGGCTGGGCCACTTCGCCGCTCCAGGTGGCGCGGACGGTGCGGGCCGTCTGCTCCAGCACGGTGCCCAGCTCCGCGGTGTCGGCGATCCCGTCGGTCCGGGGCAGGGCGGCCTGGGCGAAGAGCCGGCCGTCGGTCAGGACGCGGCCGGGCTCGTCGGCGGAGAGGGTCGCGGCGAGCTTGCGGTCGATGCTGGTCTCGGTGGGGTCGTTGAGCCGCAGTTCCACGCGGGTGCCGAAGTTCGACTGGGTGGCGATGCGCACGTCGTTCCAGCGGAGCATGCCGGCCACGACGTGGATGCCGTAGCCGCCGCCGCGCTTGAGGACGTCGACGACGGCGTCGTCCAGGTCCTCGAAGTCGTCGCGCAGCGCGCCGAAGCCGTCGATGACGAGGACGATCTCGGCGGAGGCCAGCTGGGGCAGCCGGCCGGCCGCGTGCAGGGTGCGCAGCTGCTCGACGGAGTCGATGGTGTGGTCCCGGAAGACGTTCTCCCGGGTGGTGAGCATGGTCCGCACCTCCTCGACGGTGCGGGCCGCCCGTTCGCGGTCGGCGCGGCCGGCGATGCCGCCGACGTGCGGCAGCCCGGAGAGGGCCTGGAGGCCGCCGCCGACCAGGTCGAGGCCGTAGACGCCGACCTCCTGCGGGGTGTGGGTCAGGGCGAGGGACAGGACCAGGGTGCGCAGCAGCGTGGTCTTGCCGGACTGCGGGCCGCCGATGACGGCGGCGTGGCCGCCCGCCACGGTGAGGTCGAGGAACCACTCGCCCTGCCACTGCTTCGCCGGGTCGTCGAGCAGGCCGAGCGGCACCTGGAGCCGGCCGCGCCGCCGGGTGAGCTGCATGCCGCGCGGGCCGACGTCCAGCGGGCCGGCGACGGCGTCGAGCGGGACGGCGGGGGGCAGCGGCGGCAGCCAGATCTGCCGGGCCTGGGCGGCGGCGTGCTCCAGCTGTCCGACGATGACGCCGAGTTCGGTCGGGCCGGTCTCGCGGCGGCGGCCGGTCGGCTCCTGCGGGCCGTGCTCGGCGGCCTTGGAGAGGCTGTTGAAGGCCGGGTACTCCAGGGCGAGCGGTCCGCTCCCCTCCTCCTCGGCGCGCTTCACCGGGCCCCGGTAGCCGCCGGAGACGTAGCTGGCCTTGAAGCGCTCGTAGTGGCTGGTGTCGACCTTGAGGTAGCCGAAGCCGGGCAGCGGCGGGAGGTGGAAGGCGTCCGTGGTGTCCAGGACGGTGCGGGACTCGTCGGCGGAGAAGGTCCGCAGGCCCAGCCGGTAGGACAGGTAGGTGTCCAGGCCCTTCAGGTTGCCGCCCTCGATGCGCTGGCTGGACAGCAGCAGGTGCACGCCGATGGAGCGGCCGATCCGGCCGATCGACAGGAAGAGGTCGATGAAGTCGGGCTTGGCGGTGAGGAGTTCGCCGAACTCGTCGATGACGATGAACAGGTGCGGCAGCGGGTCGAGGTCGGGCCGACGCTCGGCGCGCAGCGCGGCGTAGGCGCCGATGTCGGCGACGTTCCCCGCGTCCTTGAGGACCTGCTGGCGGCGCTTGACCTCGCCCGCGAGCGAGGCGTGGACGCGCTCGACCAGGCCGGCCTGGTTCTCCAGGTTGGTGATGACGCCGGCGACGTGCGGCAGCTGCGCGAACGGGGCGAAGGTCGCACCGCCCTTGTAGTCGACCAGGACCAGGGCGAGGTCCTCCGGCGGGTGCGTGGCGACCAGGGCGAGCACCAGGGTGCGGAGCAGCTCGGACTTGCCGGAGCCGGTGGCGCCGACGCAGAGGCCGTGCGGGCCCATGCCGAGCTCGGAGGACTCCTTCAGGTCGAGCAGGACGGGTTCGCGGGAGTCGCTGATGCCGATGGGGACGCGGAGGAAGGCGCGTTCGCCGCGCGGCGCCCACAGCCGGTCGAGGTCGAGGCGGGCGACGTCGTCGATGCCGAGCAGGTCGGCGAAGTCGACGGGGCCGGACAGCGGGGCGTCGACGAGCGACTCCGCGGAGAGCCGCAGCGGGGCGAGCATCCGGGCGAGGCCCTCGGCGAAGGGGACGCCGACCTCGTCCACGGTGCCGTGGGCGCTGATCGGCTGCTCCTCGCGCAGGTCCTCGATGTACACCCGGTCGCCGTCGACGGTGATCCGCAGGCCGATCTGCCCGGGTTCCTGGATCCGCTGTTCGAGCAGGTGCAGGACGGTGACGCCCATCTCGCGCAGTCCGACCGCCTCGTCGGGGAGCGGCAGGTCGACGGCGTCCTCGCCGTGCCCGTCGGCGACGACGAGCAGCCGGGAGGTCATGGCCAGCGCGTCCCGGCCGGACAGGCCGCGGCGCACCTCGGCCGCGTAGGAGGCGCGGCGGCGCAGTTCGGGGCCGAGCTGGTGGGCGAGCTGGGCCACGGAGGGGGCGATGCGGCGGGCGGCGACGGGGCCGTCGAGCTGTTCGGTGTCGAGCAGGTGGGGCATCCACTTGGCCCACTCCCAGTCGGCGAGCCGGTCGCCGGGCACGGCGAGCGCGACGGTCACGTCGTCGGGCGCGTGCAGGGCGGCGGTCTGGACGAGCAGGGCGCGGGCGACCCGCAGGCAGTCCTCGCGGGGGCCGACGACGCTGATGTCGCCGACGCGGTCGAGCGGGACGGTGAGCGGGAGTTCGGTGCCGGTGCGGAAGCGGGTGGTGAGCGCGGAGGCCTCGTTGAGCATGAAGCGGTCCGGCGGGGTGAGGACGGACGAGCTCTGCTGGCCGATCCGCAGGTCGCGGACGGGCATCTCGCCGGTGCCGACGCGGACCCGCAGGAAGTCGCCGTCGACGCGGCGGCGCTCCCACAGCCGGGCCG from Kitasatospora sp. NBC_00458 includes:
- the eccCa gene encoding type VII secretion protein EccCa, with the protein product MSTRLIHRPARTVRPPAAPEARTIEAPPNLPEGKAGNIAMSLLPVAGVMSSVVMMTMVRNSQFAALGALVLVVTVIGSLGLVFSQRGKAQRTRRTQREAYLSYLEDLREELSAEERTLGEHAGVLNPPPPALYDIVRDPARLWERRRVDGDFLRVRVGTGEMPVRDLRIGQQSSSVLTPPDRFMLNEASALTTRFRTGTELPLTVPLDRVGDISVVGPREDCLRVARALLVQTAALHAPDDVTVALAVPGDRLADWEWAKWMPHLLDTEQLDGPVAARRIAPSVAQLAHQLGPELRRRASYAAEVRRGLSGRDALAMTSRLLVVADGHGEDAVDLPLPDEAVGLREMGVTVLHLLEQRIQEPGQIGLRITVDGDRVYIEDLREEQPISAHGTVDEVGVPFAEGLARMLAPLRLSAESLVDAPLSGPVDFADLLGIDDVARLDLDRLWAPRGERAFLRVPIGISDSREPVLLDLKESSELGMGPHGLCVGATGSGKSELLRTLVLALVATHPPEDLALVLVDYKGGATFAPFAQLPHVAGVITNLENQAGLVERVHASLAGEVKRRQQVLKDAGNVADIGAYAALRAERRPDLDPLPHLFIVIDEFGELLTAKPDFIDLFLSIGRIGRSIGVHLLLSSQRIEGGNLKGLDTYLSYRLGLRTFSADESRTVLDTTDAFHLPPLPGFGYLKVDTSHYERFKASYVSGGYRGPVKRAEEEGSGPLALEYPAFNSLSKAAEHGPQEPTGRRRETGPTELGVIVGQLEHAAAQARQIWLPPLPPAVPLDAVAGPLDVGPRGMQLTRRRGRLQVPLGLLDDPAKQWQGEWFLDLTVAGGHAAVIGGPQSGKTTLLRTLVLSLALTHTPQEVGVYGLDLVGGGLQALSGLPHVGGIAGRADRERAARTVEEVRTMLTTRENVFRDHTIDSVEQLRTLHAAGRLPQLASAEIVLVIDGFGALRDDFEDLDDAVVDVLKRGGGYGIHVVAGMLRWNDVRIATQSNFGTRVELRLNDPTETSIDRKLAATLSADEPGRVLTDGRLFAQAALPRTDGIADTAELGTVLEQTARTVRATWSGEVAQPVRVLPHVLEPHLLPGPVAEPKRVPIGLDQAALEPVVLDLFRHDQHLLVMGDSECGKSNLLKTLARGLIERYGEDELVFAVMDPRRSLRGVIPEEYSGGYAYNARMCAGLAAGVSTELERRLPDENAPLDALESGGWGGGPRIVVLVDDYDVLTTAGQSPLEPFLPYLPSAADIGLHFVLTRRVAGASRGMYEPLVQALRESGATAVVMAGDRGEGQLFPGVYASQQPAGRGVLVRRGQENRLIQTVRTPD